Proteins from a genomic interval of Campylobacter concisus:
- the uvrC gene encoding excinuclease ABC subunit UvrC has protein sequence MLIDEIRTLPNEPGVYQYFDAQNRLLYVGKAKILKNRVKSYFKFTPSLAPAEKLSPRISKMISEAVHLEYIVTPSEADALILENSFIKQLKPKYNILLRDDKTYPYIFINLNDDFPRFEITRKVVKGSNIRYFGPYFSGASELLEALYLNFNLVQKKTCIKGKKACLFYQLKRCYAPCEGKISKESYAKIVNDAIAALQNPNLLITRLEELMLNYAKAEDYEQAAATRDKIQTLKNMQTKVEVDLAKLEDFEAYSVACVHDMICAVRFSVQSGKITGVKTDITQAKNAQKDEINEAYKQAILKSFIAGQPIISTKIYVNESFEDSELVEEILNERFGRKFSITCPKIGDKRKICEIATKNAEVSIEKYLKTHDNELLNEIKEYFNLAHTPYVVEAYDNSHLFGEASVGAMVRYEHGEWAKQNYRQMHLNSKNDYDQMKESLTARALRFDKLSPPDLWVIDGGEVLLNLACEILASSGANVDVIAISKEKTDAKAHRAKGEAKDKIYTKNGSFSLSTSDKKLQFFQKMRDESHRFVISFHRKTRQKNDMQRSILKQAGVSEGSIAKLISFYGSFDKISEANLDEVAKITNKSVAEKLAVLKEGNLK, from the coding sequence TATATCAGTATTTTGACGCGCAAAATAGGCTCTTATACGTTGGCAAGGCCAAAATTTTAAAAAACAGGGTCAAAAGCTACTTTAAATTTACCCCAAGCCTAGCTCCGGCTGAAAAACTAAGCCCAAGAATTTCTAAGATGATAAGCGAAGCTGTGCATCTTGAATACATCGTCACGCCAAGCGAAGCAGACGCTCTAATACTTGAAAATTCTTTCATCAAGCAACTAAAACCAAAGTACAACATCTTGCTTCGCGACGACAAGACCTATCCTTATATCTTTATAAATTTAAATGATGATTTTCCAAGATTTGAGATCACTAGAAAAGTAGTAAAAGGCTCAAATATACGCTACTTTGGGCCATATTTTAGTGGAGCTAGCGAGCTACTTGAGGCACTTTATCTAAATTTCAACCTCGTTCAGAAAAAGACCTGCATTAAAGGTAAAAAAGCCTGCCTTTTTTATCAGCTAAAACGCTGTTATGCCCCGTGTGAAGGCAAAATTTCAAAAGAGAGCTACGCTAAGATCGTAAACGATGCTATTGCAGCCTTACAAAATCCAAATTTGCTCATCACTCGCCTTGAAGAGCTCATGCTAAACTACGCCAAGGCCGAAGACTACGAGCAAGCAGCCGCGACTAGAGATAAGATACAAACACTTAAAAATATGCAAACAAAGGTTGAAGTTGATCTTGCTAAACTTGAGGACTTTGAGGCCTACTCGGTCGCTTGCGTGCACGATATGATCTGTGCGGTAAGATTTAGCGTGCAAAGTGGCAAGATAACTGGCGTAAAAACTGACATCACGCAGGCCAAAAACGCCCAAAAAGACGAGATAAACGAAGCTTATAAGCAGGCCATTTTAAAAAGCTTCATAGCTGGACAGCCGATAATTAGCACCAAAATTTATGTCAATGAAAGCTTTGAAGATAGCGAGCTGGTGGAGGAAATTTTAAACGAGAGATTTGGGCGTAAATTTAGCATCACTTGCCCAAAAATAGGCGATAAGCGTAAAATTTGCGAGATAGCTACAAAAAACGCTGAAGTTAGCATCGAAAAATACCTAAAAACGCACGATAATGAGCTATTAAACGAGATAAAGGAGTATTTTAATCTAGCTCACACGCCTTACGTGGTCGAAGCCTACGACAACTCACACCTTTTTGGCGAGGCGAGCGTCGGGGCGATGGTGCGCTATGAGCATGGCGAATGGGCGAAGCAAAACTACCGCCAAATGCATCTAAATTCCAAAAACGACTACGATCAGATGAAAGAGAGCCTAACAGCTAGAGCCCTTAGATTTGACAAGCTTAGTCCGCCTGATCTTTGGGTTATTGACGGAGGCGAAGTGCTTTTAAACTTAGCCTGTGAAATTTTAGCAAGCAGTGGCGCAAATGTCGATGTGATAGCCATTTCAAAAGAGAAGACCGATGCCAAAGCTCACCGCGCAAAAGGCGAGGCAAAGGATAAAATTTACACAAAAAATGGTAGCTTTAGCCTAAGTACGAGCGATAAAAAGCTTCAGTTTTTCCAAAAAATGCGTGATGAGAGCCATAGATTTGTCATTAGCTTTCACAGAAAAACAAGGCAGAAAAATGATATGCAAAGATCAATTCTAAAGCAAGCTGGCGTATCTGAAGGAAGTATCGCGAAATTAATCAGCTTTTACGGAAGTTTTGATAAAATCAGCGAAGCGAATTTAGACGAAGTGGCAAAAATAACAAACAAAAGCGTAGCAGAAAAGCTTGCAGTGCTCAAAGAAGGAAATTTGAAGTGA